The following coding sequences lie in one Deinococcus sp. YIM 134068 genomic window:
- a CDS encoding family 43 glycosylhydrolase, protein MTTEKLDHGSSSGQQSGTARRTSITPGRLWLDTGGHLIQAHGGSILFENGTFYWYGENKERTTGGSDIWHWGVRCYASRDLYNWDDLGVIIPPVLDDPTSPLHPAQKMDRPHIIHNRLTGQYVCWVKVMYPDDTQKSTVLVADSLLGPYRIVRTNLRPLGMSAGDFDLVVDPTDGKAYFYFERVHSELICADLTGDSTDVTGYYSTHFPQPHPPFVREAPAYFRRGHLHYLFTSGTTGYFPNASEVAVARTYHGPWTVLGDPHPDDEARTSYRSQICSVFKHPHKKDLYIALADRWLGEREVDARRAARMFETAFASGRPGEYFARYEQDDPEVFAAPDTSRAGYVWLPVRFDGEMAYLDWKDEWRVEDYE, encoded by the coding sequence ATGACCACAGAAAAACTTGATCACGGCTCCTCTTCCGGCCAGCAGAGCGGAACGGCGAGGCGCACCTCCATCACCCCCGGTAGGCTCTGGCTGGACACGGGCGGCCACCTCATTCAGGCCCACGGCGGGTCCATCCTGTTCGAGAACGGCACCTTCTACTGGTACGGCGAGAACAAGGAGCGCACCACCGGCGGGAGCGACATCTGGCACTGGGGCGTCCGCTGCTACGCCTCGCGCGACCTGTACAACTGGGACGACCTCGGCGTGATCATCCCGCCCGTCCTGGACGATCCCACCTCGCCCCTACACCCGGCGCAGAAGATGGACCGCCCGCACATCATCCACAACCGCCTCACCGGCCAGTACGTCTGCTGGGTCAAGGTGATGTACCCCGACGACACGCAGAAATCCACGGTCCTCGTCGCCGACTCGCTCCTCGGTCCGTACCGCATCGTCCGCACGAACCTGCGACCGCTGGGCATGAGCGCCGGGGACTTCGATCTGGTCGTGGACCCCACCGACGGCAAGGCGTACTTCTACTTCGAGCGGGTCCACAGCGAGCTGATCTGCGCGGACCTCACGGGGGACTCCACGGACGTGACGGGGTATTACTCCACCCACTTCCCGCAGCCCCACCCGCCGTTCGTGCGGGAGGCCCCCGCGTACTTCCGGCGCGGTCATCTGCACTACCTGTTCACGTCGGGCACCACCGGGTACTTCCCGAACGCCTCGGAGGTGGCGGTGGCGCGGACGTACCACGGGCCGTGGACGGTGCTGGGCGACCCTCACCCGGACGACGAGGCGCGCACGTCGTACCGTTCGCAGATTTGTTCGGTATTCAAGCACCCGCACAAGAAAGACCTCTATATCGCCCTCGCCGACCGCTGGCTCGGAGAGCGGGAGGTCGATGCGCGGCGGGCCGCCCGGATGTTCGAGACGGCCTTCGCGAGCGGACGCCCCGGTGAATACTTCGCGCGGTACGAGCAGGACGACCCGGAGGTCTTCGCCGCGCCGGACACGTCGCGGGCGGGGTACGTGTGGCTGCCGGTGCGGTTCGACGGGGAGATGGCGTACCTGGACTGGAAGGACGAGTGGCGCGTCGAGGACTACGAGTAA
- a CDS encoding ABC transporter substrate-binding protein, with the protein MTKTARCTAVTALLLGAALSSAGAQGRKTVVFLSSQNEDVGYTRVISELSREYQKTHPNFAYQYQGNTTEMTQKLQLLAASKSLPTLYSIGEPAFLQQLARQGQATDLEATFRRLGIYNQLNPVAVDLNKKLTGGKLLGLPLELNIEGFWYNKKLFAESGLKEPRTWDEMLAAAEKFRQRGIQPFAASGQQKWPLTRLMGGYAVRKLGADAMDRVKAGTLKLTDPAFVEAARAVQDMGQKGYFGRGVNTIDYDTAVDTFLGGKAAMFYMGSWELRTFNDPARNKIGVGNIGFFNTPLVRGGRGTLNDWSINTGLTVAVNQSQNDAALGDWMRYVFANYANRAMGDLGMLTGFKVTKMPANVPALTTLTQQKLNTARKGYLWFEAYFSAKATAVSQDNVQLLVTGDLSPEEYLAQLQAALR; encoded by the coding sequence ATGACCAAGACCGCCCGCTGCACCGCCGTGACCGCCCTGCTGCTCGGTGCCGCCCTCTCCAGCGCGGGCGCGCAGGGCCGGAAGACCGTTGTCTTTCTGTCCAGCCAGAACGAGGACGTGGGGTACACCCGCGTCATCAGCGAGCTGTCCAGGGAGTACCAGAAGACCCACCCGAACTTCGCGTACCAGTACCAGGGCAACACCACCGAGATGACGCAGAAGCTCCAACTTCTCGCCGCCAGCAAGAGCCTGCCCACCCTGTACTCCATCGGCGAACCCGCCTTCCTGCAACAACTCGCCCGGCAGGGCCAGGCCACCGACCTGGAGGCGACCTTCAGGCGGCTGGGCATCTACAACCAGCTCAACCCGGTCGCCGTGGACCTGAACAAGAAGCTCACCGGCGGAAAACTCCTCGGCCTGCCGCTCGAACTCAACATCGAGGGCTTCTGGTACAACAAGAAACTCTTCGCGGAGAGTGGCCTCAAGGAACCCCGCACCTGGGACGAGATGCTCGCCGCCGCCGAGAAGTTCAGGCAAAGGGGCATCCAGCCGTTCGCCGCGTCCGGTCAGCAGAAGTGGCCGCTCACCCGGTTGATGGGCGGGTACGCCGTCCGCAAGCTGGGGGCCGACGCGATGGACCGCGTGAAGGCGGGCACCCTGAAGCTCACCGACCCCGCCTTCGTGGAGGCGGCGCGCGCCGTGCAGGACATGGGCCAGAAGGGGTATTTCGGTCGGGGCGTGAACACCATCGACTACGACACCGCCGTGGATACCTTCCTGGGGGGCAAGGCGGCCATGTTCTACATGGGGAGCTGGGAGCTGCGGACCTTCAACGACCCCGCCCGCAACAAGATCGGCGTGGGGAACATCGGGTTTTTCAACACCCCGCTCGTCAGGGGCGGCAGGGGCACCCTGAACGACTGGTCGATCAACACCGGCCTCACCGTCGCCGTCAACCAGTCTCAGAACGACGCGGCACTCGGCGACTGGATGAGATACGTCTTCGCCAACTACGCCAACCGCGCGATGGGCGACCTCGGCATGCTCACCGGCTTCAAGGTGACGAAGATGCCTGCCAACGTTCCCGCACTGACCACGCTGACCCAGCAGAAGCTCAACACCGCCAGGAAGGGCTACCTGTGGTTCGAGGCGTACTTCTCCGCGAAGGCGACGGCGGTCTCGCAGGACAACGTGCAACTCCTCGTGACGGGCGACCTGAGTCCCGAGGAGTACCTGGCGCAACTGCAAGCCGCGCTGAGGTAG
- a CDS encoding ROK family protein codes for MAPARGDLGVLRAHNRRVILNHLRRLGPVSRTQLVELTGLSSASITGITAELMGDRLLTERSVGEAGSSGGRRPILLDIDYTAHYAVGLKLREDRIMAVLTDLSTAVLAHVTEPLDGHDPHEVASQIARLCKALSRRARIDPTHVIGIGIGLSGVIDALQGNVVHAPLLGWRNVPLAPLVRERTGLPTHIDNDVNSLAAAERLFGHGKHSAHFLTVALGRGLGSALVLGGELHRGRRGGAGEFGHNVVVPDGRPCSCGRRGCLEAYTSEPALLSQFQERHPDLAPQITTVNELVTLAEGGHDGAASLLADAGRLLGTHLSYLVNTLDPELIVIGGEGTRLGPLFFDPLREAVRARAFDGLADDLPVVIDAWSDDDFTPWARGAASLAVQCAFDFGTLAEGAGMTHLR; via the coding sequence ATGGCCCCAGCCAGAGGCGATCTCGGCGTCCTGCGCGCCCATAACCGCCGCGTCATCCTCAACCATCTGAGACGACTCGGCCCCGTCAGTCGCACCCAACTCGTCGAACTGACCGGCCTCAGCTCCGCCTCCATCACCGGCATCACCGCCGAACTCATGGGGGACCGCCTCCTCACCGAACGCAGCGTCGGCGAGGCCGGCAGCAGCGGGGGCCGCCGCCCCATCCTCCTCGACATCGACTACACCGCGCATTACGCCGTCGGCCTCAAGCTCCGCGAGGACCGCATCATGGCCGTCCTCACCGACCTCTCCACCGCCGTTCTCGCGCACGTCACCGAACCCCTGGATGGGCACGACCCCCACGAGGTCGCCTCCCAGATCGCGCGTCTCTGCAAGGCGCTCTCCCGGCGCGCCCGCATCGACCCCACCCATGTCATCGGCATAGGCATCGGTCTTTCCGGCGTGATCGACGCCCTTCAGGGCAACGTCGTCCATGCGCCGCTGCTCGGCTGGAGGAACGTGCCCCTCGCGCCCCTCGTCCGGGAGCGCACGGGCCTTCCCACCCACATCGACAACGACGTGAACAGCCTCGCCGCCGCCGAACGCCTCTTCGGGCACGGCAAGCACAGCGCCCACTTCCTCACCGTCGCGCTCGGGCGGGGCCTGGGCAGCGCCCTCGTCCTGGGCGGCGAACTCCACCGTGGTCGCCGGGGTGGCGCGGGCGAGTTCGGTCACAACGTCGTCGTCCCGGATGGCCGCCCGTGTTCCTGTGGCCGCCGGGGCTGCCTGGAGGCGTACACCTCCGAACCCGCCCTGCTGTCCCAGTTTCAAGAACGGCATCCTGACCTCGCCCCGCAGATCACGACCGTGAACGAACTCGTCACGCTCGCGGAGGGTGGGCACGACGGGGCCGCCAGCCTCCTCGCCGATGCCGGACGGCTGCTCGGCACGCACCTGTCGTACCTCGTCAACACCCTCGACCCCGAGCTGATCGTCATCGGCGGCGAGGGCACCCGGCTCGGTCCCCTGTTCTTCGACCCTCTCCGGGAGGCCGTCCGCGCCCGCGCCTTCGACGGCCTCGCCGACGACCTCCCCGTCGTGATCGACGCCTGGTCCGACGACGACTTCACCCCCTGGGCACGCGGGGCCGCCAGCCTCGCAGTGCAGTGCGCGTTCGACTTCGGAACGCTCGCGGAAGGAGCCGGAATGACCCACCTGCGCTGA
- a CDS encoding cation:proton antiporter, with protein MPLFETLLGLLLGATILSVVARRLSIPSPTLLAVGGAVVAFLPGAPRFELPPELILAVFVAPILLDAAYDTSLRDLRENWQAVLSLVVVAVGLTTVAVALTARLLFPDLPWAAAIALGALLAPPDAVAALAVLRQVNPPYRLRKILEGESLLNDASALLIYTLAVGAVAAGSFSLVGALPTFALVVFGSVAVGWLLNWPVGLLIGRIDDAPTSVVVQFVLTFAIWLLAERLGLSPVVTTVVFGLTAARRSGLAARLRVPTFAVWDAVTFVLNVLAFTLIGLELGPILEVLGGAELRRSLVAALVILAVVILVRLLWALSYALSRGRCRPSGVHPAPPSTAPLRAKSGLVIGWSGMRGIVTLATALALPEGFPERDFIQLTAFVVVLGTLVLQGLTLRPLLLRLRLPQDTTVETETSLARGAALGAALGSLDGDDSGAAQRLKLEYREALAQTRSGGDPRDTRDNVLRQRAVGAARQALAELRRTGRIGDDAYHLVEEELDWLELSAGPASTPA; from the coding sequence ATGCCCCTCTTCGAGACCCTGCTCGGCCTCCTGCTCGGCGCGACCATCCTCTCCGTCGTCGCCCGGCGGCTGAGCATCCCCTCTCCCACCCTTCTCGCGGTGGGCGGGGCGGTCGTCGCATTCCTTCCGGGAGCGCCCCGCTTCGAGCTGCCCCCCGAACTGATCCTGGCGGTGTTCGTCGCCCCCATCCTGCTGGACGCGGCCTACGACACCTCGTTGCGCGACCTGCGGGAGAACTGGCAGGCGGTGCTGTCGCTCGTCGTGGTGGCGGTCGGCCTGACGACGGTCGCCGTGGCCCTCACCGCCCGGCTGCTCTTCCCCGACCTGCCCTGGGCGGCGGCCATCGCCCTCGGTGCCCTGCTCGCCCCTCCCGACGCCGTGGCCGCGCTGGCCGTCCTGCGGCAGGTCAACCCGCCCTACCGCCTCCGCAAGATTCTGGAGGGCGAGAGCCTGCTCAACGACGCCTCCGCCCTGCTGATCTACACCCTGGCGGTCGGGGCGGTGGCCGCCGGGAGCTTCAGTCTGGTGGGGGCGCTGCCGACCTTCGCCCTCGTGGTGTTCGGCAGCGTCGCGGTCGGGTGGCTGCTGAACTGGCCGGTCGGCCTGCTGATCGGGCGCATCGACGACGCCCCCACCTCGGTCGTCGTCCAGTTCGTGCTCACCTTCGCCATCTGGCTCCTCGCCGAGCGGCTGGGCCTCTCCCCCGTGGTCACGACGGTCGTCTTCGGCCTGACGGCGGCGAGGCGGTCGGGTCTCGCGGCGCGGCTGAGGGTGCCGACCTTCGCCGTCTGGGACGCCGTGACCTTCGTGCTGAACGTCCTGGCCTTCACCCTGATCGGCCTGGAGCTGGGGCCGATTCTGGAGGTGCTGGGCGGGGCGGAACTCCGGCGCTCGCTCGTCGCCGCGCTCGTCATCCTGGCCGTGGTGATCCTCGTGCGCCTGCTCTGGGCGCTGTCCTACGCCCTCTCACGGGGAAGGTGTCGCCCGTCCGGCGTCCACCCGGCCCCACCCTCCACGGCCCCGCTGCGGGCGAAGAGCGGGCTGGTGATCGGCTGGTCGGGGATGCGCGGCATCGTCACGCTGGCGACGGCCCTCGCGCTCCCGGAGGGCTTCCCGGAGCGGGACTTCATCCAGCTCACCGCCTTCGTCGTCGTGCTGGGCACGCTGGTGCTTCAGGGCCTGACGCTGCGCCCGCTACTCCTGCGGCTGCGGCTGCCCCAGGACACGACGGTGGAGACGGAAACCAGCCTGGCGCGGGGCGCGGCGCTGGGGGCGGCCCTGGGAAGCCTGGATGGCGACGACTCCGGGGCCGCACAACGCCTGAAGCTCGAATACCGGGAGGCCCTGGCCCAGACCCGGAGCGGGGGAGACCCGCGTGACACGCGCGACAACGTGCTGCGGCAGCGGGCGGTCGGGGCGGCCCGCCAGGCCCTCGCCGAGCTTCGCCGCACCGGGAGGATCGGGGACGACGCCTACCACCTCGTCGAGGAGGAACTGGACTGGCTGGAGCTGAGCGCCGGGCCAGCATCGACGCCCGCCTGA
- a CDS encoding extracellular solute-binding protein, which yields MNRRLTLTALLLSSSAVVSTASAAPGAWRGTIYMVAADYTPDYPGVKNPLKVFQQIASEYERKYPGIKIRFHKEPVPDTNTMIRVKAAAGELYDIYWAQSYSLNSTLPRGVAADLAPAFKQPNPYIPGNKAWQDVMDKAQLAESRNPRGEVFTLSGDKVVYTIFYNKDLFRKAGITKAPATWPELIAASKKLQGAGIYPMHAVPAYPWWSRHFLSDLYSKDYARLAGYDGLPGQSPLDEAVAISKGILTPKDDRFMSWWPIMKQFTDTWPKDYIAADPGKNYDAFQDFVGQKEAMIYEGSYKVRDMLDSGVKFPVGAFNFPKLSKNESKYATGANTANAYAGTGGLQYAMSTPLSNKTMREKGKTEAVLDWMRYFGTPRNLQRLTAEQGTYAPTWPGTSVKLALSNFDAGAVTAQLKLPERSIGTANASANLGWVDMQKIFGLYLSGNLTLDQARAQAQTVLDRAAQDYARKNKVDLSKY from the coding sequence ATGAACCGCAGACTGACCCTGACCGCCCTGCTTCTCAGTTCCAGTGCCGTCGTCTCCACGGCGAGCGCCGCGCCCGGCGCGTGGCGGGGCACGATCTACATGGTCGCCGCCGACTACACGCCCGACTATCCCGGCGTGAAGAACCCGCTCAAGGTCTTTCAGCAGATCGCCAGCGAGTACGAGAGGAAATATCCCGGCATCAAGATCAGGTTCCACAAGGAGCCGGTTCCCGACACGAACACCATGATCCGGGTCAAGGCGGCGGCGGGCGAGCTGTACGACATCTACTGGGCGCAGTCCTACAGCCTGAACTCGACGTTGCCCAGGGGGGTGGCCGCCGACCTCGCCCCAGCGTTCAAGCAGCCCAACCCATACATCCCCGGCAACAAGGCCTGGCAGGACGTGATGGACAAAGCACAGCTCGCCGAGAGCCGCAACCCCAGGGGCGAGGTTTTCACACTCAGCGGCGACAAGGTGGTCTACACCATCTTCTACAACAAGGACCTGTTCAGGAAGGCCGGAATCACGAAGGCTCCGGCGACCTGGCCCGAGCTGATCGCGGCATCGAAAAAACTTCAGGGCGCGGGCATCTACCCCATGCACGCGGTCCCGGCCTACCCGTGGTGGAGCCGCCACTTCCTGTCGGACCTGTACTCGAAGGACTACGCGCGGCTCGCGGGCTACGACGGGCTGCCCGGCCAGTCGCCGCTCGACGAGGCGGTGGCGATCTCCAAGGGCATCCTGACGCCCAAGGACGACCGCTTCATGTCGTGGTGGCCGATCATGAAGCAGTTCACCGACACCTGGCCGAAGGACTACATCGCCGCCGACCCCGGCAAGAACTACGACGCCTTCCAGGACTTCGTGGGCCAGAAGGAGGCCATGATCTACGAGGGCAGCTACAAGGTCCGCGACATGCTGGACTCCGGCGTGAAGTTCCCGGTGGGGGCGTTCAACTTCCCGAAACTCAGCAAGAACGAGAGCAAATACGCGACCGGCGCGAACACCGCCAACGCCTACGCGGGCACGGGCGGCCTCCAGTACGCGATGAGTACCCCGCTTTCCAACAAGACCATGCGCGAGAAGGGCAAGACGGAGGCCGTCCTCGACTGGATGCGCTACTTCGGCACGCCGCGTAACCTCCAGCGCCTCACCGCCGAGCAGGGCACCTACGCGCCCACCTGGCCCGGCACGAGCGTCAAGCTCGCCCTGAGCAACTTCGACGCGGGGGCCGTCACGGCCCAGCTCAAGCTGCCCGAACGTTCCATCGGCACGGCGAACGCCTCGGCCAACCTGGGCTGGGTGGACATGCAGAAGATTTTCGGGCTGTACCTCAGCGGCAACCTCACGCTCGATCAGGCGAGGGCACAGGCGCAGACGGTCCTCGACCGCGCCGCGCAGGACTACGCCCGCAAGAACAAGGTGGACCTGTCGAAGTATTAG
- a CDS encoding carbohydrate ABC transporter permease, whose translation MTALPGFRSDPASRRAALTRLRRGWPAYLFLLPTLLLVGYFSYYPAYVAITRAFTDWDGLNVPNFTGLENFQRAVSDPVMGEAVQHMMIWVVLGLLLALVPPLLVAELIFHLRGGRRQYAYRTLFVVPIVVPSLVLLLVWSSFYRSDGLLNGLLGAVGLGGLRHEWLSDPDTALYSLIFLGFPYIDAFNFLLLYAGLQAIPEDVFDAAKIDGATGWRRVWRIDLPLLRPQLGLIAVLAIIGNVQYFISPLVLTSGGPGYSTTVPALLMYFTATRDGEYGYGMAIAVLLLVVVVAMTLLSRLISRGTR comes from the coding sequence ATGACCGCCCTGCCCGGCTTCCGTTCCGACCCGGCCTCCCGTCGCGCGGCCCTCACGCGGCTGCGCCGGGGCTGGCCCGCCTACCTCTTCCTGTTGCCGACGCTGCTGCTGGTGGGCTACTTCTCGTACTACCCGGCCTACGTCGCCATCACGCGCGCCTTTACCGACTGGGACGGGTTGAACGTGCCCAATTTCACGGGGCTGGAGAACTTCCAGCGGGCCGTAAGCGATCCGGTGATGGGCGAGGCCGTGCAGCACATGATGATCTGGGTGGTCCTGGGCCTCCTCCTTGCGCTCGTGCCGCCGCTGCTGGTGGCGGAGCTGATCTTCCACCTGCGCGGGGGGCGGCGGCAGTACGCCTACCGGACGCTGTTCGTGGTGCCCATCGTGGTTCCGTCGCTGGTGCTGCTGCTGGTGTGGAGCAGCTTCTACCGCAGCGATGGGCTGCTCAACGGGCTGCTGGGGGCGGTGGGGCTGGGGGGGCTGCGGCACGAGTGGCTCAGCGACCCGGACACGGCGCTCTACAGCCTGATCTTCCTGGGGTTCCCGTACATCGACGCCTTCAACTTCCTGCTGCTGTACGCCGGGCTTCAGGCGATTCCCGAGGACGTGTTCGACGCGGCCAAGATCGACGGGGCGACGGGCTGGCGGCGGGTGTGGCGCATCGACCTGCCGCTGCTGCGCCCGCAACTGGGACTCATCGCGGTGCTGGCGATCATCGGGAACGTCCAGTATTTCATCAGCCCGCTCGTGCTGACCTCGGGGGGGCCGGGCTACTCCACCACCGTGCCCGCGCTGCTGATGTACTTCACGGCCACCCGCGACGGCGAGTACGGCTACGGGATGGCCATCGCGGTGCTGCTGCTGGTGGTGGTCGTGGCGATGACGCTGCTCTCGCGCCTGATCAGCCGGGGGACGCGGTGA
- a CDS encoding carbohydrate ABC transporter permease, with protein sequence MSAGPGRSGFTPGEAVRQAILVLLGLLALFPLYFTTVNSLKSPVQYAENLLNIPATLHPENYTLAWNQIQGPLLNSVVVTVTSVLATLVLASLSAYAFALMDFPGRHLLFGLTLALLLVPEFLTLIPLYVQIRALPLPSNYLALILPTIAIGQPFAILVLRAAFEALPKDMLEAARLDGAGHLQLLWRIVLPIARPILISVAIIRLIPVWNEYLLPSLVLDEAHRTLPVALVNFQGGGASNAGAPNYGALMASYVLSALPLVALFAFLMRYYIQGVTSGGVKG encoded by the coding sequence GTGAGCGCCGGGCCGGGCCGTTCCGGCTTCACGCCGGGCGAGGCGGTGCGTCAGGCGATCCTCGTCCTCCTCGGGCTGCTCGCCCTCTTCCCGCTGTACTTCACCACCGTCAACTCCCTCAAGAGTCCGGTGCAGTATGCCGAGAACCTGCTGAACATCCCCGCCACCCTGCACCCCGAGAACTACACCCTCGCGTGGAATCAGATTCAGGGGCCGCTCCTGAACTCGGTCGTCGTGACGGTGACGAGCGTGCTGGCGACGCTGGTCCTCGCTTCTCTTAGCGCCTACGCCTTCGCCCTGATGGACTTTCCGGGCCGCCACCTCCTCTTCGGGCTGACCCTCGCGCTGCTGCTCGTGCCGGAGTTCCTGACCCTGATCCCGCTGTACGTGCAGATTCGGGCGCTGCCGCTGCCGAGCAATTACCTCGCGCTCATCCTCCCGACCATCGCCATCGGGCAGCCTTTTGCCATCCTCGTGCTGCGGGCGGCCTTCGAGGCGCTGCCGAAGGACATGCTGGAGGCCGCGCGGCTCGACGGGGCGGGGCACCTGCAACTGCTGTGGCGCATCGTGCTGCCCATCGCCCGGCCCATCCTCATCAGCGTGGCGATCATCCGGCTGATCCCGGTGTGGAACGAGTACCTGCTCCCCTCTCTGGTGCTGGACGAGGCACACCGCACCCTGCCCGTCGCGCTCGTGAACTTCCAGGGGGGCGGGGCCTCCAACGCCGGCGCGCCCAACTACGGGGCGCTGATGGCCTCCTACGTCCTCTCCGCTCTGCCGCTGGTGGCGCTCTTCGCCTTCCTGATGCGCTACTACATCCAGGGCGTGACGAGCGGGGGCGTGAAGGGGTAG
- a CDS encoding DUF4142 domain-containing protein, translating to MNKNRRLMASALALSIALPAALAGGAEGQSTAQNAQTSGQSTAQVSNDTDVLFMEVATMSNLTEINTSRLALQKSSNARVRAYAQEMITEHTRAQAELNALAAAKGVKLTDKPGADQRIQYNRLTTLSGAAFDAAYKNVQVGGHQMTLDLIETYRSVGKDQQALAYAAKIQPVVARHLAEAKTLP from the coding sequence ATGAACAAGAACCGACGTTTGATGGCTTCCGCCCTCGCCCTGAGCATCGCCCTGCCCGCCGCCCTCGCCGGGGGGGCCGAGGGGCAGTCCACCGCCCAGAACGCCCAGACGAGCGGTCAGAGCACCGCGCAGGTGTCCAACGACACCGACGTGCTGTTCATGGAAGTGGCGACCATGAGCAACCTCACCGAGATCAACACCTCGCGCCTCGCCCTGCAAAAGAGCAGCAACGCGCGGGTGCGGGCCTACGCGCAGGAGATGATCACCGAGCACACGCGGGCACAGGCCGAGCTGAACGCGCTGGCCGCCGCCAAGGGCGTCAAGCTCACCGACAAGCCGGGGGCCGACCAGCGCATCCAGTACAACCGCCTCACCACCCTGTCGGGCGCGGCCTTCGACGCGGCCTACAAGAACGTGCAGGTGGGCGGGCACCAGATGACCCTCGACCTGATCGAGACCTACCGCTCGGTGGGCAAGGACCAGCAGGCCCTCGCCTACGCCGCCAAGATTCAGCCCGTCGTGGCCCGGCACCTCGCCGAGGCGAAGACGCTGCCCTGA
- a CDS encoding family 43 glycosylhydrolase: MPRTARLRSTLLAPSVLGALLLSGCDRFSPPQTGRTYTNPPVITKADGTRVESCADPDILRGTDSTWYLYCTTDPHNASERDAQGNPVFHLISMAKSADLVNWTYVGDAFTTKPDWVKDDAGLWAPEVVRQGNTYLLYYTASDTEAGGSAIGVATGPTPTGPWTDSGTPVVEPQPAPGPDADPNGRRWVFDPEVLTDASGNRWMYYGSYFGGISVRRLSGDGLRTDPATQREVALDNRYEGAQVVYHGGLYYLMASATNCCGGPLTGYSVFVGRSASPTGPFVDRDGVSLLDPRVGGTPVLSMNGNRWVGPGHNVVFQDAAGRHWTAYHAIDRLDPYLDVTRNLNKRPMLLDPVDWVDGWPTVRGGAWASDGTRPAPAAQPGEATAPASAVVGQDSLGNQLDAYSDDFTGSTLASRWTWVRPPADGTTGLEDGTFRFDTQSADLYVDSNDASVLTAEAPTGNYAVEVKLNIDLPDEGCCFNYSQGGLVIYGDDNRFLKVAVFSNFNTRQIEFAKEVAAGQEGYPRYGNTVLASPGRDTWLRVVRRASGNEETYTGYSSRDGVNWTRGGTWTHNLGGAKIGLVSMGGAGFTTRFDYVRVYNLKD; the protein is encoded by the coding sequence ATGCCGCGCACCGCCCGTCTCCGCTCTACCCTGCTTGCCCCGTCCGTCCTCGGTGCCCTGCTCCTCTCAGGGTGTGACCGGTTCAGTCCTCCCCAGACCGGGCGCACCTACACCAACCCGCCCGTCATCACGAAGGCGGACGGCACCCGCGTGGAGTCCTGCGCCGACCCCGACATCCTGCGCGGCACCGACTCCACCTGGTACCTGTACTGCACCACCGACCCGCACAACGCCTCCGAGCGCGACGCGCAGGGCAATCCCGTCTTCCACCTCATCAGCATGGCGAAGTCGGCGGACCTCGTGAACTGGACGTACGTGGGCGACGCCTTCACGACCAAGCCGGACTGGGTGAAGGACGACGCGGGGCTGTGGGCACCCGAGGTGGTGCGGCAGGGCAACACGTACCTCCTCTACTACACGGCCTCCGACACCGAGGCGGGCGGCAGCGCCATCGGGGTCGCCACCGGGCCGACGCCGACCGGGCCGTGGACGGACAGCGGCACCCCCGTCGTGGAGCCGCAGCCCGCGCCCGGCCCGGATGCGGACCCGAATGGTCGCCGCTGGGTGTTCGACCCGGAGGTGCTGACGGACGCCTCCGGCAACCGCTGGATGTACTACGGCAGCTACTTCGGCGGCATCTCGGTGCGGCGGCTCAGCGGCGACGGGCTGAGGACCGACCCCGCCACCCAGCGCGAGGTCGCGCTCGACAACCGCTACGAGGGCGCGCAGGTGGTGTATCACGGCGGCCTCTACTACCTGATGGCCTCGGCCACCAACTGCTGCGGCGGGCCGCTGACGGGCTACAGCGTCTTCGTGGGCCGCTCGGCCAGCCCGACGGGTCCCTTCGTGGACAGGGACGGCGTGTCCCTCCTCGACCCCCGCGTGGGCGGTACCCCGGTGCTGAGCATGAACGGCAACCGCTGGGTCGGCCCCGGCCACAACGTCGTCTTTCAGGACGCCGCCGGGCGGCACTGGACGGCCTACCACGCCATCGACCGCCTCGACCCCTACCTCGACGTGACGCGCAACCTCAACAAGCGCCCGATGCTCCTCGATCCCGTGGACTGGGTAGACGGCTGGCCCACCGTGCGGGGCGGCGCGTGGGCGTCCGACGGGACGCGGCCCGCCCCCGCCGCCCAACCCGGCGAGGCGACGGCTCCCGCGTCCGCCGTGGTCGGGCAGGACAGTCTGGGAAACCAGCTCGACGCCTACAGCGACGACTTCACCGGCTCCACCCTCGCCTCCCGCTGGACCTGGGTGCGCCCGCCCGCCGACGGGACGACCGGCCTGGAAGACGGCACCTTCCGCTTCGACACCCAGTCCGCCGACCTGTACGTGGACAGCAACGACGCCTCCGTGCTGACTGCGGAGGCACCCACCGGGAATTACGCCGTGGAGGTCAAGCTCAACATCGACCTGCCCGACGAGGGGTGCTGCTTCAACTATTCCCAGGGCGGCCTCGTCATCTACGGCGACGACAACCGCTTCCTCAAGGTCGCCGTCTTCTCCAACTTCAACACGCGCCAGATCGAGTTCGCCAAGGAGGTTGCCGCCGGGCAGGAAGGCTACCCCCGCTACGGCAACACCGTCCTCGCCTCGCCGGGCCGCGACACCTGGCTGCGCGTCGTGCGCCGGGCGAGCGGGAACGAGGAGACCTACACGGGCTACTCCAGCCGCGACGGGGTGAACTGGACGCGCGGCGGCACCTGGACCCACAACCTCGGTGGGGCGAAGATCGGCCTCGTCTCGATGGGCGGGGCGGGCTTCACCACCCGTTTCGATTACGTGCGGGTGTACAACTTGAAGGACTGA